In the Streptomyces sp. NBC_00525 genome, one interval contains:
- a CDS encoding glycosyltransferase family 2 protein, with product MSVRHLPQPPSDQELYWYFGPQRRWVLISSSLAFVLTAATMLTFALRTPALWAFLAVLSLNVVALALSSVNSLRARRLTRRSHEVLVHAWDPPELPTVDLYLPTCGEPLDVLENAYRAVAALDWPDALTVWVLDDADSPEVAALAAAYGFRYVVRPDRGHLKKAGNLNHALTLSSAEHIAILDADFAPRPDFLRHLVPYLADPGVGIVQSPQCFDTDETMGWIQRAAGSAQEWFFRWIQPSRDASDAAICCGSNAVYRRSAIDRTGGFARLDHSEDLYTGLALHAEGFRTLYVPVLVAKGTSPDNLASYLNQQYRWAMGNLHLLSTPVLKKMGAPRRMRLCFYEGIVGYLTTVVNTFAAPLPPLVMMIWYPDDIRPWHVLPLLAPLWLWHVLLPQVSRTRWRVEVIRANVLMSVAAGAAVWHTLRGRSAAWVPTGAGGGRSGALAHRVVLVSLGWLVCSTAAAVAGLALAVARNGWEPNWGLGLYVLVQLQINVPLVRDLLTELRPAAGPRPARAPRGSRTAVLPRRWPEALAVTATLVLTALLASGWVNPMLPWLS from the coding sequence ATGTCCGTGCGTCACTTACCGCAACCACCGTCCGATCAGGAGCTCTACTGGTACTTCGGGCCGCAGCGCCGCTGGGTACTGATCAGCTCCTCGCTCGCCTTCGTACTCACGGCGGCGACCATGCTCACCTTCGCCCTGCGCACACCGGCCCTCTGGGCCTTTCTCGCGGTGCTCTCCCTGAACGTCGTCGCGCTCGCGCTGTCGTCGGTCAACAGCCTGCGGGCCCGCCGGCTGACCCGGCGCTCGCACGAGGTGCTCGTCCACGCCTGGGACCCGCCCGAACTGCCCACCGTCGACCTCTACCTGCCGACCTGCGGGGAACCGCTCGACGTGCTGGAGAACGCCTACCGGGCGGTCGCCGCCCTGGACTGGCCGGACGCGCTGACCGTCTGGGTGCTGGACGACGCCGACAGCCCCGAGGTGGCCGCGCTGGCCGCCGCGTACGGCTTCCGTTACGTCGTCCGGCCCGACCGGGGCCATCTGAAGAAGGCGGGCAATCTCAACCACGCGCTCACCCTGAGCAGCGCCGAGCACATCGCCATCCTGGACGCCGACTTCGCGCCCAGGCCCGACTTCCTGCGCCATCTGGTGCCGTATCTGGCCGACCCCGGCGTCGGCATCGTGCAGAGCCCGCAGTGCTTCGACACCGACGAGACCATGGGGTGGATCCAGCGCGCGGCCGGTTCGGCGCAGGAGTGGTTCTTCCGCTGGATCCAGCCGTCCCGCGACGCGAGCGACGCGGCGATCTGCTGCGGGAGCAACGCCGTCTACCGGCGCAGCGCCATCGACCGGACCGGCGGCTTCGCCCGGCTCGACCACAGCGAGGACCTGTACACCGGACTCGCCCTGCACGCCGAGGGGTTCAGGACCCTGTACGTGCCGGTGCTGGTCGCCAAGGGCACCTCGCCGGACAACCTCGCCTCCTACCTCAACCAGCAGTACCGCTGGGCGATGGGCAACCTGCATCTGCTGAGCACCCCGGTCCTCAAGAAAATGGGCGCGCCCCGGCGGATGCGGCTGTGCTTCTACGAGGGGATCGTCGGCTATCTGACGACGGTGGTGAACACGTTCGCCGCGCCGCTGCCGCCGCTCGTGATGATGATCTGGTACCCGGACGACATCCGGCCCTGGCACGTGCTGCCGCTGCTCGCCCCGCTGTGGCTGTGGCACGTGCTGCTGCCGCAGGTCAGCCGGACCCGCTGGCGCGTCGAGGTGATCCGGGCCAACGTCCTGATGAGCGTCGCCGCCGGAGCCGCCGTCTGGCACACCCTGCGCGGGCGCAGCGCCGCCTGGGTGCCGACCGGGGCCGGCGGCGGCAGATCCGGCGCGCTGGCCCACCGGGTGGTGCTCGTCTCGCTCGGCTGGCTGGTCTGCTCCACCGCGGCGGCCGTCGCCGGGCTCGCCCTGGCCGTCGCCCGCAACGGCTGGGAGCCCAACTGGGGCCTCGGGCTCTATGTGCTGGTCCAGCTCCAGATCAACGTCCCGCTCGTACGGGACCTGCTCACCGAGCTGCGTCCGGCCGCCGGGCCCCGGCCCGCCCGCGCCCCGCGCGGTTCGCGCACCGCCGTCCTGCCCCGGCGCTGGCCGGAGGCGCTGGCGGTCACCGCCACCCTCGTACTCACCGCACTGCTCGCGTCCGGCTGGGTCAACCCCATGCTGCCCTGGCTGAGCTGA
- a CDS encoding acyltransferase family protein, producing MPTPATATRRPGRPTSLPASASAPRPAHRTRFRPDIEGLRAFAVLAVLAFHASVPGLAGGFIGVDVFLVISGYLITGLLVREAVTTGRVRLGEFFSRRARRLLPSAAVVLAAVAAAGAWLTVPLRRTDLENDVVAAALSVANWRFVHQRTDYLAAGQDESPLLHFWSLAVEEQFYLCWGPLLALLAALTARAVRRGRALRPVAVAVTAVLTLVSFALALRWTGDSVSLAYLGTPSRVWQFGVGALLALLPWHLVPGPRVLRLLCGWAGAGVLVWCVLRYDASTPYPGYAALAPTLATAAVLLAGAPGRGPGTPSRFGVGRLLGLRGPRALGRLSYTLYLWHWPVLVLAEARYGTLDWPVRVALTAAAVLPALATRRWIEKPLRHNRTVSELPRRGLALGVASVVIPVVLALVVGTTTLRLLGPATPVDMKGLPPGAVTGPTLLARTAGAAAPEGPVVPNPVQARKSFPPDGECEVAPAVTSSPPCLFGAVDSPDRVVLLGDSHAGQWFSPVLSLAARRGWALQELVKQGCPLPELSVVNPQLGRTYHECDTWRKDSLERLAEGPRPRLVVISSLNRYTDDERALLRGWERTLKPLRALGVPIVYIEDTPIPGRDVPACVSGHLTDPEACAFDRKKSRWPDPLARKAAAGSLPGVRTVSVNPVLCPAAGPTCPAVLDRVLLYRDDTHLTDVAAVVLAPRLERLLTEAAGPDGGQDAGGGEDGGGASREGWTTLLDERFDGPAGSRPAASRWLYDKGTCYPGCPAAQWGTGEIETMTDSADNVRLDGEGALEIVPTRRDGRWYSGRIESRRSDFAPPPGGVLRIEASIALPDVSGAAAAGYWPAFWTMGAKLRDGYTGWPATGEIDVMESVNGRDAVFGTLHCGTLDGGPCREPVGLTSPRQKCAGCRGAFRTYAVEVDATPGAEEIRWYLDDRVYHRVKASTTGREAWDEALSRGQFLILNVAMGGALPAADGGTPGPATEPGHPMRVDRVTVSTREGAS from the coding sequence ATGCCCACTCCCGCCACCGCCACCCGGCGGCCCGGCCGTCCCACCTCCCTACCCGCATCCGCGTCCGCGCCCCGACCCGCCCACCGGACCCGATTCCGTCCCGACATCGAGGGGCTGCGCGCGTTCGCCGTGCTGGCCGTCCTCGCCTTCCACGCCTCCGTACCGGGACTGGCCGGCGGCTTCATCGGCGTGGACGTCTTCCTCGTCATATCCGGCTACCTGATCACCGGGCTCCTGGTCCGGGAAGCCGTCACCACCGGACGCGTCCGGCTGGGCGAGTTCTTCTCGCGCCGGGCCCGCCGGCTGCTGCCGTCCGCGGCCGTGGTGCTGGCCGCGGTCGCGGCGGCCGGTGCCTGGCTGACGGTGCCGCTGCGCCGTACGGACCTGGAAAACGATGTCGTAGCGGCAGCCCTGTCGGTGGCCAACTGGCGGTTCGTCCACCAGCGCACCGACTATCTGGCGGCCGGCCAGGACGAGAGCCCGCTGCTGCACTTCTGGTCGCTGGCGGTCGAGGAGCAGTTCTATCTGTGCTGGGGCCCGCTGCTCGCCCTGCTGGCCGCCCTCACCGCCCGCGCGGTGCGCCGGGGACGGGCCCTGCGGCCGGTGGCCGTCGCCGTCACCGCCGTGCTGACGCTGGTCTCCTTCGCCCTGGCGCTGCGCTGGACGGGCGACTCCGTCTCGCTGGCGTACCTCGGTACGCCGTCCAGGGTCTGGCAGTTCGGGGTCGGGGCGCTGCTGGCGCTGCTGCCCTGGCATCTGGTGCCGGGCCCGCGCGTGCTGCGGCTGCTGTGCGGCTGGGCGGGCGCGGGGGTGCTGGTGTGGTGCGTGCTGCGGTACGACGCCTCGACCCCGTACCCCGGATACGCGGCGCTCGCCCCGACCCTGGCGACGGCGGCGGTCCTGCTGGCGGGGGCGCCCGGCCGGGGCCCCGGTACGCCCTCGCGCTTCGGCGTCGGGCGGCTGCTGGGGCTGCGCGGACCCCGTGCGCTCGGGCGGCTGTCGTACACGCTGTACCTGTGGCACTGGCCGGTGCTCGTCCTGGCCGAGGCCCGCTACGGCACCCTGGACTGGCCGGTCCGGGTGGCGCTCACGGCCGCCGCCGTGCTGCCGGCCCTGGCGACCCGGCGCTGGATCGAGAAGCCACTGCGGCACAACCGTACGGTCTCCGAGCTGCCCCGGCGCGGTCTCGCGCTGGGCGTCGCGTCCGTCGTCATCCCGGTCGTCCTGGCCCTGGTGGTCGGCACCACCACGCTGCGGCTGCTCGGCCCGGCCACCCCGGTGGACATGAAGGGCCTGCCGCCCGGCGCGGTCACCGGCCCCACCCTGCTGGCCCGGACCGCCGGGGCGGCGGCTCCCGAGGGCCCTGTCGTGCCGAACCCGGTCCAGGCCCGCAAGAGCTTCCCGCCGGACGGGGAGTGCGAGGTGGCCCCGGCGGTGACGAGCAGCCCGCCCTGCCTGTTCGGGGCGGTGGACAGCCCCGACCGGGTCGTCCTGCTCGGCGACTCGCACGCCGGGCAGTGGTTCTCGCCGGTGCTCAGCCTGGCCGCCCGGCGCGGCTGGGCGCTCCAGGAGCTGGTGAAGCAGGGCTGCCCGCTGCCCGAGCTGTCGGTGGTGAACCCGCAGCTGGGGCGGACGTACCACGAGTGCGACACCTGGCGGAAGGACAGCCTGGAGCGGCTGGCCGAGGGGCCCAGGCCCCGGCTCGTCGTCATCTCCTCGCTGAACCGCTACACCGATGACGAGCGCGCGCTGCTCAGGGGCTGGGAGCGGACGCTGAAGCCGCTGCGGGCGCTCGGGGTGCCGATCGTGTACATCGAGGACACCCCGATCCCCGGCCGCGACGTCCCCGCCTGCGTCTCCGGCCACCTCACGGACCCGGAGGCCTGTGCCTTCGACCGGAAGAAGTCCCGGTGGCCCGATCCGCTGGCGCGGAAGGCGGCGGCCGGCTCGCTGCCGGGGGTGCGGACGGTCTCGGTGAACCCGGTGCTGTGCCCGGCCGCCGGTCCGACGTGCCCGGCGGTCCTGGACCGGGTGCTGCTCTACCGCGACGACACCCATCTGACCGATGTGGCCGCCGTGGTGCTGGCCCCCCGCCTCGAACGGCTCCTCACCGAAGCCGCTGGCCCGGACGGCGGCCAGGACGCCGGCGGTGGCGAGGACGGCGGCGGGGCGTCCCGCGAGGGCTGGACGACCCTGCTGGACGAGAGGTTCGACGGCCCGGCGGGCAGCCGCCCGGCGGCCTCCCGGTGGCTGTACGACAAGGGCACCTGCTATCCGGGCTGCCCGGCCGCGCAGTGGGGCACGGGCGAGATCGAGACCATGACGGACTCCGCGGACAACGTCCGGCTGGACGGCGAGGGGGCCCTGGAGATCGTGCCCACGCGCCGCGACGGGCGGTGGTACTCGGGCCGCATCGAGTCCCGGCGCTCCGACTTCGCGCCGCCGCCCGGAGGGGTGCTGCGCATCGAGGCGTCGATCGCCCTGCCGGACGTGTCGGGCGCGGCAGCCGCGGGCTACTGGCCGGCGTTCTGGACGATGGGCGCCAAACTGCGCGACGGGTACACCGGCTGGCCGGCCACCGGCGAGATCGACGTCATGGAGTCCGTCAACGGGCGCGACGCGGTCTTCGGCACCCTGCACTGCGGGACCCTGGACGGCGGCCCCTGCCGGGAGCCGGTGGGGCTCACCTCGCCCCGGCAGAAGTGCGCGGGCTGCCGCGGCGCGTTCCGCACGTACGCCGTGGAGGTCGACGCCACACCCGGCGCCGAGGAGATCCGCTGGTACCTGGACGACCGGGTGTACCACCGGGTGAAGGCGTCCACGACGGGCCGCGAGGCCTGGGACGAGGCGCTGTCGCGCGGCCAGTTCCTGATCCTGAACGTGGCGATGGGCGGAGCGCTCCCGGCCGCCGACGGCGGTACGCCGGGCCCCGCGACGGAACCGGGCCACCCGATGCGGGTCGACCGGGTCACCGTGTCCACCAGGGAGGGTGCCTCCTAG
- a CDS encoding SACE_7040 family transcriptional regulator, whose amino-acid sequence MSTHAAARVAAPTRREQILREAARLFAERGFHGVGVDEIGAAVGISGPGLYRHFPGKDAMLAELLVGISERLLTGGKLRVSEDAASGDGSPEALLDALIEGHIDFALDDRPLITLHDRELDRLRDTDRKRVRRLQRQYVEVWVTVVRDLYPDLPEHEARATVHAVFGLLNSTPHLGRPGALPGRAETAALLHRLARGAFAAAGRPA is encoded by the coding sequence ATGAGCACCCATGCCGCCGCCCGCGTCGCGGCCCCCACCCGCCGCGAGCAGATCCTCCGGGAGGCCGCCCGCCTCTTCGCCGAGCGCGGCTTCCACGGTGTCGGCGTCGACGAGATAGGGGCCGCCGTCGGCATCAGCGGCCCCGGTCTCTACCGGCACTTCCCCGGCAAGGACGCGATGCTCGCCGAGCTGCTCGTCGGCATCAGCGAACGCCTGCTGACCGGCGGGAAGCTCCGGGTGTCGGAGGACGCCGCCTCCGGCGACGGATCGCCGGAGGCACTGCTGGACGCGCTCATCGAGGGCCACATCGACTTCGCCCTCGACGACCGCCCCCTGATCACCCTGCACGACCGCGAGCTGGACCGCCTGCGGGACACCGACCGCAAGCGGGTGCGCCGGCTCCAGCGGCAGTACGTCGAGGTGTGGGTCACCGTCGTCCGCGACCTCTACCCGGACCTCCCCGAGCACGAGGCCCGCGCCACCGTCCACGCCGTCTTCGGCCTCCTCAACTCCACCCCGCACCTGGGACGCCCCGGTGCCCTGCCGGGGCGTGCGGAGACCGCCGCACTGCTGCACCGACTGGCCCGGGGCGCCTTCGCGGCGGCGGGGCGGCCCGCCTAG
- a CDS encoding carboxyl transferase domain-containing protein — translation MQQAPVLASAADPASEAWQANEAAHHALTDELRKRLATARLGGGERSRARHVARGKLLPRDRVDTLLDPGSPFLELAPLAAEGLYGGAAPAAGVIAGIGRVSGRECVIVANDATVKGGTYYPMTVKKHLRAQEVALENRLPCLYLVDSGGAFLPLQDEVFPDREHFGRIFYNQARMSGAGIPQIAAVLGSCTAGGAYVPAMSDEAVIVRGQGTIFLGGPPLVKAATGEVVTAEELGGGEVHSRTSGVTDHLAEDDAHALRIVRNIVATLPDRAPLPWSVRPVEEPKVDPAGLYGAVPVDSRTPYDVREVIARVVDGSRFAEFKAEYGQTLITGFAHIHGHPVGIVANNGILFSESAQKGAHFIELCDQRGIPLLFLQNISGFMVGRDYEAGGIAKHGAKMVTAVACARVPKLTVVVGGSYGAGNYSMCGRAYSPRFLWMWPNAKISVMGGEQAASVLATVKRDQLGDDWSAEDEEAFKAPIREQYETQGNAYYATARLWDDGVIDPLETRQVLGLALTACANAPLGDAGFGVFRM, via the coding sequence ATGCAGCAGGCACCGGTGCTGGCGAGCGCGGCCGATCCCGCCTCGGAGGCTTGGCAGGCCAACGAGGCGGCGCATCACGCGCTCACGGACGAGCTGCGCAAGCGGCTCGCCACGGCCAGGCTGGGCGGGGGTGAGAGGTCCCGCGCCCGGCACGTGGCGCGCGGCAAACTGCTGCCCCGCGATCGGGTGGACACCCTGCTCGACCCCGGCTCGCCCTTTCTGGAGCTGGCCCCGCTGGCGGCCGAGGGGCTGTACGGGGGCGCCGCGCCGGCCGCCGGGGTGATCGCCGGGATCGGCCGGGTCAGCGGGCGCGAGTGCGTGATCGTCGCCAACGACGCCACGGTCAAGGGCGGCACGTACTACCCGATGACCGTGAAGAAGCATCTGCGGGCCCAGGAGGTGGCGCTGGAGAACCGGCTCCCCTGTCTGTACCTGGTCGACTCGGGCGGTGCCTTCCTGCCGCTCCAGGACGAGGTCTTCCCCGACCGGGAGCACTTCGGCCGGATCTTCTACAACCAGGCCCGGATGTCCGGCGCCGGCATCCCGCAGATCGCGGCGGTGCTCGGCTCGTGCACGGCGGGCGGGGCGTACGTCCCGGCGATGAGCGACGAGGCCGTCATCGTCCGCGGCCAGGGGACGATCTTCCTGGGCGGCCCGCCGCTGGTGAAGGCCGCCACCGGCGAGGTGGTCACGGCCGAGGAGCTGGGCGGCGGCGAGGTGCACTCGCGTACGTCGGGCGTCACCGACCACCTCGCGGAGGACGACGCGCACGCGCTCCGCATCGTGCGGAACATCGTGGCGACGCTGCCGGACCGGGCCCCGCTGCCCTGGTCGGTGCGGCCGGTCGAGGAGCCGAAGGTGGACCCGGCCGGGCTGTACGGCGCGGTCCCCGTCGACTCGCGCACCCCGTACGACGTGCGCGAGGTGATCGCGCGGGTGGTGGACGGCTCCCGGTTCGCCGAGTTCAAGGCGGAGTACGGCCAGACGCTGATCACCGGCTTCGCCCACATCCACGGCCACCCGGTCGGGATCGTCGCCAACAACGGCATCCTGTTCTCCGAGTCCGCCCAGAAGGGCGCGCACTTCATCGAGCTGTGCGACCAGCGCGGCATCCCGCTGCTGTTCCTGCAGAACATCTCGGGCTTCATGGTCGGCCGGGACTACGAGGCCGGCGGCATCGCCAAGCACGGCGCGAAGATGGTCACCGCCGTCGCCTGCGCCCGGGTCCCGAAGCTCACCGTGGTGGTCGGCGGCTCCTACGGGGCGGGCAACTACTCCATGTGCGGCCGCGCCTACAGCCCCCGGTTCCTGTGGATGTGGCCGAACGCCAAGATCTCGGTCATGGGCGGCGAGCAGGCCGCCTCCGTCCTCGCCACGGTCAAGCGCGACCAGCTGGGCGACGACTGGAGCGCCGAGGACGAGGAGGCGTTCAAGGCGCCGATCCGCGAGCAGTACGAGACCCAGGGCAACGCCTACTACGCCACGGCCCGGCTCTGGGACGACGGGGTGATCGACCCGCTGGAGACCCGCCAGGTGCTGGGCCTCGCCCTGACCGCGTGCGCCAACGCCCCGTTGGGCGACGCCGGCTTCGGCGTCTTCCGGATGTGA
- a CDS encoding ATP-binding protein, translated as MFDTVLVANRGEIAVRVIRTLRELGVRSVAVFSDADADARHVREADTAVRIGPAPASASYLSADRLLEAARRTGAQAVHPGYGFLAENAAFARACTEAGLVFIGPPAAAISLMGDKIRAKETVAAAGVPVVPGSSGSGLSDEALAQAAAGIGMPVLLKPSAGGGGKGMRLVRDAALLADEIAAARREARASFGDDTLLVERWIDRPRHIEIQVLADAHGNVMHLGERECSLQRRHQKIIEEAPSVLLDEATRASMGEAAVQAARSCGYVGAGTVEFIVPGNDPSSYYFMEMNTRLQVEHPVTELVTGLDLVEWQLRVAAGEPLPYGQDDITLTGHAVEARICAEDPARGFLPSGGTVLALHEPQGGGVRTDSGLGEGGEVGSLYDPMLSKVIAYGPDRATALRRLRVALADTVVLGVPTNAGFLRRLLAHPAVVAGELDTGLVEREVDGLVPDGVPEEVYAAAALLRQHTASAAARPAAGAWADPFSAGNGWRLGGTPARTVYDFHIPGHDPVQVSLRPCGGGDTELTFGHVGEGPTPPAPESGACGPLGPLPGTAEKARTLSVGAGRIALELAGVTHVFAYAVSPEGHWLGRDGDSWHVRDHDPVEASLTGAARSGADTLAAPMPGTVTVVKVAVGDEVVAGQSLLVVEAMKMEHVISAPHAGTVTALDVTAGTAVAMDQVLAVVAPADTAGEDA; from the coding sequence ATGTTCGACACGGTCCTCGTCGCCAACCGGGGCGAGATCGCGGTCCGGGTCATCCGGACCCTGCGCGAGCTGGGCGTGCGCTCGGTCGCCGTCTTCAGCGACGCGGACGCCGACGCGCGGCACGTACGGGAGGCCGACACGGCGGTACGGATCGGCCCCGCGCCCGCCTCGGCGAGCTATCTGAGCGCGGACCGGCTCCTGGAGGCGGCCCGCCGCACCGGCGCGCAGGCCGTCCACCCCGGCTACGGCTTCCTCGCGGAGAACGCCGCGTTCGCCCGGGCGTGCACGGAGGCCGGGCTGGTCTTCATCGGGCCGCCCGCCGCCGCGATCTCGCTGATGGGCGACAAGATCCGGGCCAAGGAGACGGTCGCGGCGGCCGGCGTCCCGGTGGTGCCCGGTTCCTCCGGCAGCGGGCTGAGCGACGAGGCGCTGGCTCAGGCGGCGGCCGGGATCGGCATGCCGGTGCTGCTCAAGCCCTCGGCCGGCGGCGGCGGCAAGGGCATGCGGCTCGTCCGGGACGCGGCGCTGCTCGCGGACGAGATCGCGGCGGCGAGGCGCGAGGCCCGCGCCTCCTTCGGCGACGACACCCTGCTGGTGGAGCGGTGGATCGACCGGCCGCGCCACATCGAGATCCAGGTACTGGCCGACGCCCACGGCAATGTGATGCACCTGGGCGAGCGCGAGTGCTCCCTCCAGCGCCGCCACCAGAAGATCATCGAGGAGGCCCCGTCCGTCCTGCTGGACGAGGCGACGCGCGCCTCGATGGGCGAGGCGGCCGTGCAGGCGGCCCGCTCCTGCGGGTACGTCGGGGCGGGCACGGTGGAGTTCATCGTGCCGGGCAACGACCCGTCCTCGTACTACTTCATGGAGATGAACACCCGGCTCCAGGTCGAGCACCCGGTCACCGAGCTGGTCACCGGCCTGGACCTGGTCGAGTGGCAGCTGCGGGTCGCGGCCGGTGAGCCGCTGCCGTACGGCCAGGACGACATCACGCTCACCGGGCACGCCGTGGAGGCCCGGATCTGCGCCGAGGACCCGGCGCGCGGCTTTCTGCCCTCCGGCGGCACCGTGCTGGCGCTCCACGAGCCGCAGGGCGGCGGGGTGCGCACCGACTCGGGGCTCGGCGAGGGCGGCGAGGTCGGCAGCCTGTACGACCCGATGCTGTCCAAGGTCATCGCGTACGGCCCCGACCGGGCGACCGCCCTGCGCCGGCTGCGGGTGGCCCTGGCGGACACGGTCGTCCTGGGCGTCCCGACCAACGCGGGCTTCCTGCGCCGGCTGCTCGCCCATCCTGCGGTGGTGGCGGGCGAGCTGGACACCGGTCTGGTGGAGCGCGAGGTGGATGGGCTGGTGCCGGACGGCGTGCCGGAGGAGGTGTACGCGGCCGCCGCGCTGCTGCGGCAGCACACCGCGTCCGCCGCGGCCCGCCCGGCCGCCGGCGCCTGGGCCGACCCGTTCTCGGCGGGGAACGGCTGGCGGCTGGGCGGCACCCCGGCCCGGACGGTGTACGACTTCCACATTCCCGGCCACGACCCGGTCCAGGTGAGCCTGCGCCCGTGCGGCGGCGGGGACACCGAGCTGACGTTCGGCCATGTCGGCGAGGGCCCGACGCCGCCCGCCCCGGAGTCGGGCGCCTGCGGGCCGCTCGGGCCGCTGCCGGGCACCGCGGAGAAGGCCAGGACGCTGTCGGTCGGCGCCGGCCGCATCGCGCTGGAACTGGCCGGGGTCACGCATGTGTTCGCGTACGCCGTCTCCCCGGAGGGCCACTGGCTCGGCCGGGACGGCGACAGCTGGCACGTCCGGGACCACGACCCGGTCGAGGCGTCGCTGACCGGCGCCGCCCGCTCCGGCGCCGACACACTGGCCGCGCCCATGCCCGGCACGGTGACCGTGGTGAAGGTGGCCGTCGGGGACGAGGTCGTCGCCGGGCAGAGCCTGCTGGTGGTGGAGGCGATGAAGATGGAGCACGTCATCTCCGCGCCGCACGCCGGCACCGTCACCGCGCTCGACGTCACCGCGGGCACCGCGGTGGCCATGGACCAGGTGCTGGCCGTCGTCGCGCCGGCCGACACCGCCGGGGAGGACGCATGA
- a CDS encoding phosphatase, whose product MPIPSRAALVEHLVRTRIAGDVATPRDNNLAHYRSLANGDRHYWLGLELGDRWRDEQDVLAVMAERCGVSDDPEHRFGQDTIDPELTVDALERAAALLRKAAEGRERVLFATGHPGGLLDVHRQTAAALRAAGCEIVRIPGGLMADEGMVFQFADVAVQERGATLWHTHSPAPMAAVLDGLEREGRPLPDLVVADHGWAGCAAQRGLDAIGYADCNDPALFLGEAEGTLQVAVPLDDHVLDPRFYDPMTDYLLAAAGLL is encoded by the coding sequence ATGCCGATACCCAGCCGCGCCGCCCTCGTCGAGCACCTCGTCCGTACGCGCATCGCGGGGGACGTCGCCACCCCGCGCGACAACAACCTGGCCCACTACCGCAGCCTGGCCAACGGCGACCGGCACTACTGGCTGGGCCTGGAGCTGGGCGACCGGTGGCGCGACGAGCAGGACGTGCTCGCCGTGATGGCCGAAAGGTGCGGGGTCAGCGACGATCCGGAGCACCGGTTCGGCCAGGACACCATCGACCCCGAGCTGACCGTCGACGCCCTGGAACGGGCCGCCGCCCTGCTGCGCAAGGCCGCCGAGGGCCGCGAACGGGTCCTCTTCGCCACCGGCCACCCCGGCGGCCTCCTGGACGTCCACCGGCAGACGGCGGCGGCGCTGCGGGCGGCCGGCTGCGAGATCGTACGGATTCCGGGCGGGCTGATGGCCGACGAGGGCATGGTCTTCCAGTTCGCGGACGTCGCCGTCCAGGAGCGCGGCGCGACCCTCTGGCACACCCACTCCCCGGCCCCGATGGCCGCCGTCCTGGACGGCCTGGAACGGGAGGGCCGCCCGCTGCCCGACCTCGTCGTCGCCGACCACGGCTGGGCCGGCTGCGCCGCGCAGCGCGGCCTGGACGCCATCGGGTACGCCGACTGCAACGACCCGGCGCTGTTCCTCGGCGAGGCCGAGGGCACCCTCCAGGTGGCCGTCCCGCTCGACGACCACGTCCTGGACCCGCGCTTCTACGACCCGATGACGGACTACCTGCTGGCGGCGGCGGGACTGCTCTGA
- a CDS encoding cation diffusion facilitator family transporter, protein MTDAKSSGGGSTFTVVVAALANLGIAVAKAVAGLISGSSAMLSEAAHSVADTVTEVLLLTALKRSEKPADEDHPLGYGPERYIWALLASVATFVGGAVFSIYDGVHTLLAGEELGDPLLSYLVLAVAFLLEGFSLRTGLRQVREEAVRLGAPARHYFRRTPDTAVKAVVMEDSAALVGLLLAAGGLLGGQLTGSGVWDGVASLLIGVLLVYVAWVLGRSNVQLLIGRPVSRPMREGIREELLGVDHLISVLELTTLIQGPDEILVAAKVDFLDTVSAEQVESACERAERRLRQRYASIKRVYLDPTSGREARRRARAEEEGPGA, encoded by the coding sequence ATGACTGACGCGAAAAGCAGTGGCGGCGGGTCCACCTTCACCGTCGTCGTCGCGGCCCTCGCCAACCTCGGCATCGCCGTGGCGAAGGCGGTCGCCGGGCTGATCAGCGGATCGAGCGCGATGCTCTCCGAGGCGGCCCACTCGGTGGCCGACACCGTCACCGAGGTACTGCTGCTCACCGCGCTCAAACGCAGCGAGAAACCGGCCGACGAGGACCATCCGCTGGGGTACGGCCCCGAGCGGTACATCTGGGCGCTGCTCGCCTCCGTGGCGACGTTCGTCGGCGGCGCGGTCTTCTCGATCTACGACGGGGTGCACACCCTGCTCGCGGGCGAGGAACTGGGCGACCCGCTGCTCTCGTACCTCGTGCTCGCCGTCGCCTTCCTGCTGGAGGGCTTCTCGCTGCGGACCGGGCTGCGCCAGGTCCGGGAGGAGGCCGTACGGCTCGGCGCGCCCGCCCGGCACTATTTCCGCCGCACCCCGGACACCGCGGTCAAGGCCGTCGTGATGGAGGACTCGGCGGCCCTGGTGGGGCTGCTGCTCGCGGCGGGCGGGCTGCTCGGCGGGCAGCTGACCGGGTCCGGGGTGTGGGACGGCGTCGCCTCGCTGCTGATCGGGGTGCTGCTGGTGTACGTGGCCTGGGTGCTCGGGCGGTCCAACGTGCAGCTGCTGATCGGGCGGCCGGTGTCGCGGCCGATGCGGGAGGGCATCCGGGAGGAGCTGCTGGGCGTCGACCACCTCATCTCCGTACTGGAGCTGACCACGCTCATCCAGGGGCCGGACGAGATCCTGGTGGCCGCGAAGGTCGACTTCTTGGACACGGTCAGCGCCGAGCAGGTCGAGTCGGCGTGCGAGCGGGCGGAGCGCCGGCTGCGGCAGCGGTACGCGTCGATCAAGCGGGTGTACCTGGACCCCACGTCGGGCCGGGAGGCGCGCCGCCGGGCCCGCGCGGAGGAGGAGGGGCCGGGGGCCTGA